A genomic stretch from Sinorhizobium terangae includes:
- the aceA gene encoding isocitrate lyase: protein MTDFYNLVPSAPQGRFDGVQRPYTAEDVKRLRGSVEIRYSLAEMGANRLWKLIHDEDFVNALGALSGNQAMQMVRAGLKAIYLSGWQVAADANTASAMYPDQSLYPANAAPELAKRINRTLQRADQIETAEGKGLSVETWFAPIVADAEAGFGGPLNAFEIMKAFIEAGAAGVHYEDQLASEKKCGHLGGKVLIPTAAHIRNLNAARLAADVMGTPTLVIARTDAEAAKLLTSDIDERDRPFVDYDAGRTVEGFYQVRNGIEPCIARAVAYAPHCDLIWCETSKPDLEQARKFAEGVHKVHPGKLLAYNCSPSFNWKKNLDDATVAKFQRELGAMGYKFQFITLAGFHQLNYGMFELARGYKDRQMAAYSELQEAEFAAEANGYTATKHQREVGTGYFDAVSLAITGGQSSTTAMKESTEHDQFRPAAE, encoded by the coding sequence ATGACTGATTTTTACAACCTCGTTCCCAGCGCGCCGCAGGGACGTTTCGACGGTGTCCAGCGACCCTATACCGCCGAAGACGTGAAGCGGCTGCGGGGATCGGTGGAAATCCGTTATTCTCTTGCCGAGATGGGTGCCAATCGTCTGTGGAAGCTCATCCACGACGAAGATTTCGTCAACGCGCTCGGCGCGCTCTCGGGCAACCAGGCCATGCAGATGGTCCGCGCCGGCCTGAAGGCGATCTATCTCTCCGGCTGGCAGGTTGCCGCGGACGCCAACACGGCTTCGGCGATGTATCCGGACCAGTCGCTCTATCCGGCCAATGCGGCGCCGGAACTGGCGAAGCGCATCAACCGCACGCTGCAGCGTGCCGATCAGATCGAAACCGCGGAGGGCAAAGGGCTTTCCGTCGAGACCTGGTTTGCGCCGATCGTTGCCGACGCGGAAGCGGGTTTCGGCGGGCCATTGAACGCCTTCGAGATCATGAAGGCCTTCATTGAGGCGGGCGCCGCCGGTGTCCACTATGAGGATCAGCTCGCGTCGGAAAAGAAATGCGGCCATCTCGGCGGCAAGGTGCTGATCCCGACCGCGGCGCACATCCGTAACCTGAACGCCGCGCGGCTCGCCGCCGACGTCATGGGAACGCCGACGCTCGTCATCGCCCGCACCGATGCGGAAGCGGCGAAGCTGCTCACCTCGGACATCGATGAGCGCGACCGGCCCTTTGTCGACTACGATGCCGGCCGCACCGTGGAGGGTTTCTATCAGGTAAGGAACGGCATCGAGCCCTGCATCGCCCGCGCGGTCGCCTATGCGCCGCATTGCGACCTTATCTGGTGCGAAACCTCGAAGCCGGACCTGGAGCAGGCGCGCAAATTTGCCGAAGGCGTGCACAAGGTTCATCCGGGCAAGCTGCTCGCCTATAATTGCTCGCCGTCGTTCAACTGGAAGAAGAACCTCGACGACGCGACGGTCGCCAAGTTCCAGCGCGAGTTGGGCGCGATGGGCTACAAGTTCCAGTTCATCACGCTCGCCGGCTTCCATCAGCTGAACTATGGCATGTTCGAGCTGGCGCGCGGCTACAAGGATCGGCAGATGGCCGCCTATTCGGAACTGCAGGAAGCGGAATTCGCAGCCGAGGCCAACGGCTACACCGCGACCAAGCACCAGCGCGAAGTCGGCACCGGCTATTTCGATGCGGTGTCGCTGGCAATCACCGGCGGCCAGTCGTCTACCACCGCCATGAAGGAATCGACCGAGCACGACCAGTTCCGCCCGGCGGCAGAATGA
- a CDS encoding helix-turn-helix domain-containing protein, whose translation MAENKIFAGPRVRRIRNGLQLTQTAMAEALGISPSYLNLIERNQRPLTVQLLLKLSSVYKVDLDELQGETGGGLAQLREVFADPLLAGELPGDQELIEIAEAAPNASGGIVKLYRAYREQASRLKDLADLLAGQGHMAALSGTRLPIDEVREAFEARPNHFARIEEAMEAFHAALSPGDDLSGALKAWLKKEHGLVVRTLPVHAMPNLRRRFDRHSMRLFISERLSPFDQTREIAMEVASIACHEAIDAELEQIRFSTAEARRIGRFELARYAAHALMMPYQTFLAAAQRAKYDIDLLRSRFQVSFEQAANRLTMLQRPGATGIPFFLMEIDNAGHRLRRAGALGFPAARFGGACPKLNIHAAFAVPGQVLVDRVEMPEGSEFLVVSRTLDGPQAGFEERVRRTALLIGCDAGFAEEVVYGASKMVAVPVGAACRLCERQGCLARAEPPVTRPLGLDEMATGLSVFDFQ comes from the coding sequence ATGGCTGAAAACAAGATCTTCGCCGGGCCGCGCGTCAGACGCATCCGCAACGGCCTTCAGTTGACGCAGACGGCGATGGCGGAGGCGCTCGGCATCTCCCCCTCCTACCTGAACCTTATCGAGCGCAATCAGCGGCCGCTGACGGTGCAGCTTCTCCTCAAGCTTTCCTCGGTCTACAAGGTGGACCTCGACGAGTTGCAGGGAGAAACCGGCGGCGGTCTGGCGCAGCTGCGCGAGGTTTTCGCGGACCCGCTTCTAGCCGGGGAACTCCCGGGCGACCAGGAACTGATCGAAATCGCCGAAGCGGCGCCCAATGCCTCCGGCGGCATCGTCAAGCTTTATCGCGCCTATCGCGAGCAGGCGTCACGCCTCAAGGATCTTGCCGATCTCCTTGCGGGACAGGGGCACATGGCGGCGCTTTCGGGCACGCGGCTGCCGATCGACGAGGTGCGCGAGGCGTTCGAGGCGCGGCCCAATCATTTCGCGCGGATCGAGGAGGCCATGGAGGCGTTCCATGCGGCGCTTTCCCCCGGCGACGATCTCTCCGGAGCGCTGAAGGCCTGGCTCAAGAAGGAGCATGGCCTCGTCGTCAGAACGCTGCCGGTGCACGCCATGCCGAACCTGCGCCGGCGTTTCGACCGGCACTCGATGCGGCTCTTTATTTCCGAACGCCTGTCACCCTTCGACCAGACGCGGGAAATCGCCATGGAAGTGGCGTCGATCGCCTGTCACGAGGCGATCGACGCAGAGCTGGAGCAAATCCGCTTCTCGACTGCCGAGGCGCGCCGCATCGGTCGCTTCGAACTCGCACGATATGCCGCTCACGCCTTGATGATGCCCTATCAAACGTTTCTCGCCGCCGCACAGCGCGCGAAATACGACATCGATCTATTGCGATCCCGCTTTCAGGTGTCCTTCGAACAGGCAGCCAATCGACTGACGATGCTGCAGCGTCCCGGTGCAACGGGCATCCCGTTTTTCCTCATGGAGATCGATAATGCCGGCCACCGGCTGCGCCGTGCAGGCGCGCTTGGCTTTCCTGCTGCGCGCTTCGGCGGCGCCTGTCCCAAGCTCAATATCCATGCCGCCTTCGCCGTGCCGGGCCAGGTTCTCGTCGACCGCGTCGAAATGCCGGAAGGTAGTGAATTCCTTGTCGTTTCGCGGACACTCGACGGACCGCAAGCGGGCTTTGAGGAAAGGGTGAGACGTACGGCGCTGCTCATCGGCTGTGACGCCGGATTCGCGGAGGAAGTCGTCTATGGTGCTTCGAAGATGGTGGCAGTACCCGTCGGTGCGGCCTGCCGCCTCTGCGAGCGGCAAGGCTGTCTGGCGCGCGCCGAACCGCCCGTCACCCGCCCGCTCGGCCTTGATGAGATGGCGACGGGCCTCAGTGTTTTCGATTTTCAGTAG